A single window of Acetobacteraceae bacterium DNA harbors:
- a CDS encoding MFS transporter yields the protein MKALLAIMLAALAECTFLGMGVPVIPLFVVDNLHYGDAVVGIITGIQFITAMLFRFPSGRISDVKGPYFAMALGALSAVGAGMFYTGAGFYVLAPFLSASLLLMGSALLGISQSVFVTGAMTCAVSLVQAEKKENERLQNGKKSQGAGSAIAWIGMCVFGGLILGAPLGTYLFQQSGMIMTGIVIAALSVSIVAWCLKESALKERSEKKISDDVLAVPKESNFKALQGALALAWFPGFCFGLGAVCHGLVIAYGALLYAENNWSPLWLPFALFGFGLMIARSFLGHLPDLWGGARTALFAGILEAIGMGFVAFFPHFYLAGFGLFLSGFGFAFIFPAFVLITLSRGDDASRGVLIGVCNALGDGVRGIGIVLLGYLAIWGGFKVIFFSGSVLSLLGGLGGLLLFFIGRHQDMLLKRQR from the coding sequence ATGAAAGCTCTTTTGGCCATTATGCTTGCGGCTTTAGCAGAATGTACTTTCTTAGGAATGGGGGTGCCGGTTATTCCGCTTTTTGTCGTAGATAACCTCCATTATGGTGATGCTGTTGTTGGTATCATAACAGGTATTCAGTTTATTACAGCGATGCTTTTCCGTTTTCCTTCTGGGCGGATTTCCGATGTTAAAGGGCCTTATTTTGCAATGGCACTGGGTGCATTGAGCGCTGTAGGGGCAGGGATGTTTTATACGGGCGCAGGATTTTATGTTCTTGCGCCATTTTTGTCTGCCAGTTTGCTTTTAATGGGGAGTGCGCTTTTAGGCATTTCTCAGAGTGTTTTCGTCACGGGGGCGATGACTTGTGCCGTCTCGCTTGTTCAGGCAGAAAAAAAGGAAAATGAACGCCTGCAAAATGGTAAAAAATCTCAGGGGGCTGGTTCTGCCATTGCTTGGATCGGTATGTGTGTTTTTGGGGGACTTATTTTAGGTGCGCCGCTTGGGACATATCTTTTTCAGCAATCAGGTATGATTATGACAGGGATCGTCATTGCCGCTTTATCGGTTTCTATTGTGGCATGGTGTTTAAAGGAATCTGCGCTAAAAGAACGTTCTGAGAAAAAAATATCAGATGATGTTTTGGCAGTCCCGAAAGAGTCGAATTTTAAAGCCTTACAAGGGGCTTTAGCTTTGGCTTGGTTCCCAGGATTTTGTTTTGGTTTAGGGGCTGTTTGTCACGGTTTGGTAATTGCATATGGGGCGTTGCTTTATGCAGAAAATAACTGGAGCCCTTTATGGTTGCCTTTTGCGCTATTTGGTTTCGGTTTAATGATCGCACGGAGTTTTCTTGGCCACTTACCCGATCTTTGGGGAGGGGCAAGAACAGCGCTTTTTGCCGGGATTCTAGAGGCAATTGGGATGGGTTTCGTGGCGTTTTTTCCTCATTTTTATCTTGCAGGTTTCGGATTATTTTTAAGTGGTTTTGGTTTTGCCTTTATTTTCCCAGCCTTTGTTCTCATTACCCTATCAAGAGGGGATGATGCCAGCCGAGGTGTTTTGATTGGTGTTTGCAATGCCTTGGGAGATGGGGTGCGGGGGATTGGGATTGTTCTTTTAGGTTATTTGGCGATTTGGGGTGGGTTTAAAGTGATCTTTTTTTCAGGATCTGTATTGTCATTATTGGGCGGTTTGGGAGGCCTTTTGCTTTTCTTTATTGGACGTCATCAAGATATGCTTTTAAAACGGCAAAGATGA